One window from the genome of Elaeis guineensis isolate ETL-2024a chromosome 5, EG11, whole genome shotgun sequence encodes:
- the LOC140858091 gene encoding LOW QUALITY PROTEIN: ABC transporter I family member 20-like (The sequence of the model RefSeq protein was modified relative to this genomic sequence to represent the inferred CDS: deleted 3 bases in 2 codons) has translation MVEPEMVRVLGRSAFHDTALTSSGDLSYLGGEWRRDVAFAGFEVTIQMDVSAQKMIYGVSGIDPQRREELIKVLDIDLSWRMHKASDGQRRRVQICMGLLRPFKVLLLDEITVDLDVLARANLLRYLKKECAERSNNYLCNAYF, from the exons ATGGTGGAGCCGGAGATGGTTCGGGTGTTGGGGCGGTCGGCCTTCCACGACACCGCTCTCACCTCCTCTGGCGATCTTTCCTACCTGGGTGGAGAG TGGAGGCGAGATGTTGCTTTTGCTGGTTTTGAGGTCACGATACAGATGGATGTTTCGGCTCAGAAGATGATATATGGAGTTTCTGGCATTGATCCTCAAAGGAGAGAGGAATTGATTAAG GTTTTAGATATTGATCTCTCATGGAGAATGCATAAAGCATCAGATGGTCAA AGAAGACGAGTTCAAATTTGCATGGGCCTTCTTAGACCATTTAAG GTCCTTCTTCTGGATGAGATTACTGTTGACCTAGATGTTCTGGCAAGGGCcaatcttttgagatatcttaagaaggAATGTGCAGAA AGGAGCAACAATTATTTATGCAACGCATATTTTTGA
- the LOC140857774 gene encoding LOW QUALITY PROTEIN: WAT1-related protein At1g09380-like (The sequence of the model RefSeq protein was modified relative to this genomic sequence to represent the inferred CDS: deleted 4 bases in 4 codons), translating into MGGDCTPTLAMVLVQVGFAGLNVVSKLALDDGMSPYVMIAYRQIVATLFISPIAFFLERKTRMAISGKIIFQIFLCSLFGATMNQLLYFIGLKYSTPTIASALNNMLPAITFIMAVPFRIETIGIRTLAGQAKVIGTMLCVGGSMEMTLYKGSLVKIWVVPVHWRYAENMTSSSGSDGGHNMALGAALVIASCTTWAIWFIIQAKMSESFSSPYTSSALLCFMAAIQCLVIGAGVERKLSAWSLGWDIRLAASLYIGIAGSGLAVSLMSWCIEKKGPLYVSMFSPLQLVVVAVLGWAILDEKLYVGSVAGSILIVAGLYFVLWGREEN; encoded by the exons ATGGGTGGTGATTGCACCCCTACCTTGGCCATGGTGTTGGTTCAAGTGGGCTTTGCCGGCTTGAACGTGGTGTCGAAGCTGGCCCTCGACGACGGCATGAGCCCTTACGTGATGATCGCCTACCGTCAGATCGTCGCCACCCTCTTCATCTCCCCTATCGCCTTCTTCCTTGAGAG AAAAACTCGCATGGCGATTTCGGGCAAAATTATTTTCCAGATTTTCCTGTGCTCGTTATTCGG TGCTACAATGAATCAGCTATTATACTTCATTGGGCTCAAATATTCGACGCCTACC ATTGCATCTGCCCTCAACAACATGCTGCCGGCCATCACGTTCATCATGGCCGTTCCTTTCAG GATTGAGACAATAGGGATTCGAACGTTAGCAGGGCAAGCGAAGGTGATTGGGACAATGCTATGCGTAGGTGGCTCCATGGAGATGACCCTTTACAAAGGAAGTCTTGTGAAGATTTGGGTCGTCCCA GTCCACTGGAGGTATGCCGAGAACATGACATCTAGCAGTGGCTCCGATGGTGGACACAACATGGCCCTTGGGGCCGCTTTGGTTATC GCTAGCTGCACAACTTGGGCTATCTGGTTCATTATTCAG GCTAAGATGAGTGAAAGCTTCTCTTCCCCTTATACAAGCTCAGCTTTATTGTGCTTCATGGCGGCCATT CAGTGCTTGGTTATTGGAGCTGGGGTGGAGAGGAAGCTCTCAGCATGGAGCCTTGGTTGGGACATCAGACTGGCAGCTTCACTTTACATT GGCATAGCTGGCTCAGGGTTAGCAGTTTCACTGATGTCCTGGTGCATAGAGAAGAAAGGACCCCTGTATGTATCAATGTTCAGCCCACTGCAGCTCGTTGTCGTCGCAGTCCTTGGATGGGCAATCCTTGATGAGAAGCTCTACGTTGGAAG TGTTGCAGGCTCAATCCTAATAGTGGCAGGACTCTACTTTGTTCTTTGGGGAAGAGAAGAGAACTGA